A window from Micromonospora terminaliae encodes these proteins:
- a CDS encoding S-methyl-5'-thioadenosine phosphorylase has protein sequence MAATAELAVIGGSGLYALLDGATEHVLETPYGAPSDPVTIAEVAGRRVAFLPRHGRDHRYPPHLIPYRANLWALRSLGVRQVLAPCAVGGLRPELGPGTFVVPDQLVDRTSGRTQTYYDQGAVHVSFADPYCPAGRRTLLDAAAGRGVPAVDGGTVVVVEGPRFSTRAESRWYASMGGTVVNMTGHPEAVLARELALCYTSIALVTDLDAGVEAGESVTQEEVFRVFAENTDRLRGVLLDAVAALPTERDCPCGRALDGIKLPFPLP, from the coding sequence ATGGCGGCTACGGCCGAACTGGCGGTGATCGGCGGGTCGGGCCTCTACGCCCTGCTCGACGGCGCCACCGAACACGTGCTGGAGACGCCGTACGGCGCGCCGTCGGACCCGGTCACGATCGCCGAGGTGGCCGGCCGGCGGGTGGCGTTCCTGCCCCGCCACGGGCGGGATCACCGCTACCCGCCGCACCTGATCCCCTACCGGGCCAACCTCTGGGCGCTGCGGTCCCTGGGCGTACGCCAGGTGCTGGCGCCCTGCGCCGTCGGCGGGCTGCGGCCGGAGCTGGGCCCGGGCACGTTCGTGGTGCCCGATCAGCTCGTCGACCGCACCAGCGGGCGCACCCAGACCTACTACGACCAGGGTGCGGTGCACGTCTCCTTCGCCGACCCGTACTGCCCGGCCGGGCGGCGGACGCTGCTCGACGCGGCGGCCGGGCGTGGCGTGCCCGCGGTGGACGGCGGCACCGTGGTGGTGGTCGAGGGGCCGCGCTTCTCCACCCGGGCGGAGTCGCGCTGGTACGCCTCGATGGGCGGCACGGTGGTCAACATGACCGGGCACCCGGAGGCGGTGCTCGCCCGCGAGCTGGCCCTCTGCTACACCTCGATCGCCCTGGTCACCGACCTGGACGCGGGCGTCGAGGCGGGCGAGTCGGTCACCCAGGAGGAGGTCTTCCGGGTCTTCGCGGAGAACACGGACCGGCTGCGCGGGGTGCTGCTGGACGCGGTCGCCGCGCTGCCCACCGAACGGGACTGCCCCTGCGGGCGGGCGCTGGACGGGATCAAGCTTCCGTTCCCGCTACCCTGA
- a CDS encoding glycerophosphodiester phosphodiesterase family protein, with protein sequence MSVRQLMTVLAAGAVLAVPTAAHAAPAGGPGVLPQKTHFDLQAHRGGIGLTTEETLAGFAKAMRLGVTTLELDTQVTRDEKVVVTHDRQVSAQKCRDTGPVTPGDPLYPYVGKYIKDLTLAQIKTMDCGYQQLPGFPEQEQIAGVRMAELRDVLGLVKSWRAHQLTLNIETKVEAGAPEQTAPRELFVRRVFEEIRASGIEDQVTIQSFDWGALRVMHGLAPRWPLVALTNYDFLQVGKPGASPWLGGLDADDFGGDFVRAAAAIPGVTALSPNYGFPQNGTIADPAFRLYPDAKMIADAHARGLKVVPWTCDDPATVAALMDLGVDGIITNYPNRVRQLMAERGMRLPKAYQPR encoded by the coding sequence ATGTCCGTCCGTCAGCTCATGACGGTGCTGGCCGCCGGGGCGGTGCTGGCCGTGCCCACGGCCGCCCACGCGGCTCCCGCCGGAGGCCCCGGCGTGCTGCCGCAGAAGACCCACTTCGACCTGCAGGCGCACCGGGGCGGGATCGGGCTCACCACCGAGGAGACCCTGGCCGGCTTCGCCAAGGCAATGCGCCTCGGCGTCACCACGCTGGAGCTGGACACCCAGGTCACCCGGGACGAGAAGGTGGTCGTCACGCACGACCGGCAGGTCAGTGCGCAGAAGTGCCGCGACACCGGCCCGGTGACCCCGGGCGACCCGCTGTACCCGTACGTCGGGAAGTACATCAAGGACCTGACCCTGGCCCAGATCAAGACCATGGACTGCGGCTACCAGCAGCTGCCCGGCTTCCCGGAGCAGGAGCAGATCGCCGGTGTCCGGATGGCCGAGCTGCGGGACGTGCTGGGCCTCGTGAAGAGCTGGCGCGCCCACCAGCTCACGCTGAACATCGAGACGAAGGTGGAGGCCGGCGCGCCCGAGCAGACCGCACCGCGCGAGCTGTTCGTCCGCCGGGTCTTCGAGGAGATCCGCGCCTCGGGCATCGAGGACCAGGTCACCATCCAGTCGTTCGACTGGGGTGCGCTGCGGGTGATGCACGGGCTCGCGCCGCGGTGGCCGCTGGTGGCGCTCACCAACTACGACTTCCTCCAGGTCGGCAAGCCCGGCGCCTCGCCCTGGCTGGGCGGCCTGGACGCGGACGACTTCGGCGGCGACTTCGTCCGCGCGGCGGCCGCCATCCCCGGTGTGACCGCCCTCTCCCCCAACTACGGCTTCCCGCAGAACGGCACGATCGCCGATCCGGCCTTCCGGCTGTACCCGGACGCGAAGATGATCGCCGACGCGCACGCCCGCGGCCTGAAGGTCGTGCCGTGGACCTGCGACGACCCGGCGACCGTGGCGGCGCTGATGGACCTGGGCGTCGACGGGATCATCACGAACTACCCGAACCGCGTGCGGCAGCTCATGGCCGAGCGGGGCATGCGCCTGCCGAAGGCGTACCAGCCGCGTTGA
- a CDS encoding YqgE/AlgH family protein has product MQGEGQAIGGRAMDSMTGRLLVATPALKDPNFDRTVVLLVAHEPGGALGVVLNRATEVPVADVLGDWSDLARHPAVLFEGGPVQPDSAICLARMRHPIKPVKGFHRVSGAVGTIDLSVDPEKLRDAVGGIRVFAGYSGWGAGQLEREIEDGSWFVLDALPGDAFVDRPDDLWPMVLRRQGGMMAAVAHFPPDVALN; this is encoded by the coding sequence ATGCAGGGTGAGGGACAGGCGATCGGTGGCCGAGCCATGGATTCCATGACCGGGCGGCTGCTGGTCGCGACGCCTGCGCTGAAGGACCCGAACTTCGACCGCACGGTCGTGCTGCTGGTGGCCCACGAGCCCGGTGGCGCCCTCGGCGTCGTGCTGAACCGGGCCACCGAGGTCCCGGTGGCCGACGTCCTGGGCGACTGGAGCGACCTGGCCCGCCACCCCGCGGTGCTCTTCGAGGGCGGCCCCGTGCAGCCCGACTCGGCCATCTGCCTGGCCCGGATGCGTCACCCGATCAAGCCGGTGAAGGGCTTCCACCGGGTCTCCGGCGCGGTGGGCACCATCGACCTCTCGGTCGACCCGGAGAAGCTGCGCGACGCCGTCGGGGGGATCCGGGTCTTCGCCGGCTATTCCGGCTGGGGCGCCGGGCAGCTGGAGCGGGAGATCGAGGACGGCTCCTGGTTCGTGCTCGACGCCCTCCCCGGCGACGCCTTCGTCGACCGCCCGGACGACCTCTGGCCCATGGTGCTGCGCCGACAGGGCGGCATGATGGCGGCGGTCGCCCACTTCCCCCCGGATGTGGCCCTGAACTGA
- a CDS encoding DUF4184 family protein, with translation MPLTFPSHAAPPLPLKLWRPGWFDGVALVVGSAAPDLAYALDGSGLPVFPLSHQPAGLVLFCLPVTLLCAALVRRAAPAVAAHLPSRPAALALRDYGVLGLSRPRLAVTALSAVLAAGTHQAWDRVTENAPVFDVASTALGALAALALAAHIGRRGLLRAWHGEPPRVPARPRLFWAVAGAVAAAGALVAARLPGAFLPHTTGTRLIGALALGLLAGAGATGLLRTSTAPAQP, from the coding sequence GTGCCCCTGACGTTCCCCTCACACGCCGCGCCGCCGCTGCCGCTCAAGCTCTGGCGGCCCGGCTGGTTCGACGGCGTTGCCCTCGTCGTCGGCTCGGCCGCACCGGACCTGGCGTACGCCCTCGACGGCTCGGGGCTGCCCGTGTTCCCGCTCTCGCACCAGCCGGCCGGGCTCGTGCTGTTCTGCCTGCCCGTGACGCTGCTCTGCGCGGCCCTCGTACGCCGGGCCGCGCCGGCCGTCGCCGCCCACCTGCCGTCCCGGCCCGCGGCGCTGGCCCTCCGCGACTACGGCGTGCTCGGGCTGTCCCGGCCCCGCCTGGCGGTCACCGCGCTCTCGGCCGTGCTCGCGGCCGGCACCCACCAGGCGTGGGATCGCGTGACCGAGAACGCACCCGTGTTCGACGTGGCCTCGACCGCGCTCGGCGCGCTGGCGGCGCTGGCCCTCGCGGCACACATCGGTCGGCGCGGGCTGCTGCGGGCGTGGCACGGCGAGCCTCCGCGGGTCCCGGCGCGGCCCCGGCTGTTCTGGGCCGTCGCCGGCGCGGTGGCCGCCGCCGGGGCGCTCGTCGCCGCGCGGTTGCCGGGCGCGTTCCTGCCGCACACCACGGGGACCCGGTTGATCGGGGCGCTGGCACTCGGCCTGCTGGCCGGCGCGGGCGCGACCGGACTGCTCCGGACATCGACGGCTCCCGCCCAACCTTGA
- a CDS encoding VOC family protein — protein sequence MTVDLFAGLPVRDYRAAAAWYERLLGAPPSFLPNDTEAVWELAEHRYVYIEVRPEHAGHAMHTVFVDDLDARLAQIADRGLTPAERETYDNGVRKAIFRDPDGNEIGFGGGPA from the coding sequence GTGACCGTAGATCTGTTCGCGGGTCTGCCCGTCCGCGACTACCGTGCGGCGGCGGCCTGGTACGAGCGACTCCTCGGCGCCCCACCCTCGTTCCTGCCGAACGACACCGAGGCGGTGTGGGAGCTCGCCGAGCACCGGTACGTGTACATCGAGGTGCGGCCCGAGCACGCCGGGCACGCCATGCACACCGTCTTCGTCGACGACCTAGACGCCCGTCTCGCGCAGATCGCCGACCGGGGCCTGACGCCGGCCGAGCGCGAGACCTACGACAACGGGGTCCGCAAGGCCATCTTCCGCGACCCGGACGGCAACGAGATCGGCTTCGGCGGCGGCCCGGCCTGA
- the mdlC gene encoding benzoylformate decarboxylase produces MATVRETTYDLLRALGLTTVFGNPGSTEEPFLTDFPADFRYVHALQEASAVAMADGYAQATGRPAHVNLHTAPGTGNGMGNLVTAWHNRTPLIVTAGQQTREMLLIEPRLASPRAVELVHPYVKWAHEPARAQDIPAAFMRAYAAAVQPPTGPVFLSLPMDDWDRPADPPPQVRTVATRIAPDPDRLRGFAATLAASRAPVLVLGAAVDRSDAWPAAVALAERLAAPVWAAPAPERAVFPEDHPQFRGVLPYAIGPLSEALRGHDTVLVVGAPVFRYYPHVPGDYLPGDARLLHVTDDPDEAARAPVGESLLGEAGLAMAGLVELLPPTDRPPPPARETPAPPEAADPPSADALFAALAGQWPADGVLVQESPSNLAALRRRLRIGRPRSYFTMASGGLGFGLPAAVGIALAERDTGRGRPVVAVVGDGSFHYSVQALWTAAQLGLPLPVVVPVNRQYAILKAFAELKHTPGVPALDLPGLDVTAVARGYGCAAEVVESPDGIGPALAAALAADRPTVLPVPISTDVPRIL; encoded by the coding sequence ATGGCAACGGTCCGCGAGACGACCTACGACCTGCTCCGCGCGCTGGGCCTGACCACCGTGTTCGGCAATCCCGGCTCCACCGAGGAACCGTTCCTCACCGACTTCCCGGCCGACTTCCGCTACGTGCACGCGCTCCAGGAGGCGTCGGCCGTGGCCATGGCCGACGGCTACGCGCAGGCCACCGGCCGCCCCGCCCACGTCAACCTGCACACCGCCCCGGGCACCGGCAACGGCATGGGCAACCTGGTCACCGCCTGGCACAACCGGACGCCGCTGATCGTCACCGCCGGCCAGCAGACCCGGGAGATGCTGCTGATCGAGCCCCGCCTGGCCAGCCCCCGGGCGGTCGAGCTGGTCCACCCGTACGTGAAGTGGGCCCACGAGCCGGCACGCGCCCAGGACATCCCGGCGGCCTTCATGCGGGCGTACGCCGCGGCGGTGCAGCCACCGACCGGGCCGGTCTTCCTGTCCCTGCCCATGGACGACTGGGACCGGCCCGCCGACCCGCCGCCGCAGGTGCGGACGGTGGCCACCCGGATCGCGCCGGACCCGGACCGGCTGCGCGGTTTCGCCGCCACGCTGGCCGCCTCACGGGCTCCGGTGCTGGTGCTGGGCGCGGCGGTGGACCGGTCCGACGCCTGGCCGGCCGCCGTGGCGTTGGCCGAGCGGCTGGCCGCGCCGGTCTGGGCCGCCCCGGCGCCGGAGCGGGCCGTCTTCCCCGAGGACCATCCGCAGTTCCGGGGCGTCCTGCCGTACGCGATCGGCCCGCTGAGCGAGGCGCTGCGCGGCCACGACACGGTGCTGGTGGTCGGCGCCCCGGTGTTCCGCTACTACCCGCACGTGCCGGGTGACTACCTGCCCGGCGACGCCCGGCTGCTGCACGTCACCGACGACCCGGACGAGGCGGCCCGGGCCCCGGTCGGCGAGAGCCTGCTCGGCGAGGCCGGGCTGGCCATGGCCGGGCTCGTGGAGCTGCTGCCCCCGACGGATCGTCCCCCGCCGCCGGCCCGGGAGACCCCGGCGCCACCCGAGGCGGCCGATCCCCCGAGCGCCGACGCCCTCTTCGCCGCGCTGGCCGGGCAGTGGCCGGCCGACGGGGTGCTCGTGCAGGAGTCCCCGTCCAACCTGGCCGCGCTGCGCCGCCGGTTGCGGATCGGCCGGCCCCGCTCGTACTTCACGATGGCCAGCGGCGGCCTGGGTTTCGGCCTGCCGGCGGCGGTGGGCATCGCGCTGGCCGAGCGGGACACCGGGCGCGGCCGGCCGGTGGTCGCGGTGGTCGGCGACGGCTCCTTCCACTACTCGGTGCAGGCGTTGTGGACCGCCGCGCAGCTCGGCCTGCCGCTCCCCGTCGTGGTCCCGGTCAACCGGCAGTACGCGATCCTCAAGGCGTTCGCCGAGCTGAAGCACACGCCCGGGGTGCCGGCGCTGGACCTGCCGGGGCTGGACGTCACCGCGGTGGCGCGCGGCTACGGCTGCGCGGCCGAGGTGGTGGAGTCGCCGGACGGGATCGGCCCGGCGCTGGCCGCCGCGCTGGCGGCCGACCGGCCGACCGTGCTGCCGGTGCCGATCAGCACCGACGTGCCGCGGATCCTCTAG